The Seriola aureovittata isolate HTS-2021-v1 ecotype China chromosome 12, ASM2101889v1, whole genome shotgun sequence genome window below encodes:
- the LOC130178807 gene encoding zinc finger and BTB domain-containing protein 14-like: protein MSDLLRYIDYDHKATFLKMLNQQRMEGEHCDVVVVVENIEFRAHRCVLAACSNYFKKLFKKQSDEDNSIVELDFIRSDIFEEVLNYMYTARLAVRKKDINMMMSSGQILGINFLDNLCTQKRELTNMKTRENQAPGDHGMRAQDAILKELAMEEVRKNSFYDQGMDGMGPGGSHVSQPHNYNTNMGKDPHSHGWGSSSSSDMKLEYLLYGHRDHGSCQSTGAKPMDHNAKKERLLTANRPYGCEHCPKAFTTAAHLKEHLKIHSGFKPHRCVVCGKAFIRGPDLKRHERVHSNERPFACQMCEKAFKHKSHLKDHERQHRGERPFNCGSCDKAFIKASDLKRHWNTMHSGNPRRQMSLSPAASQHGQGDAADQRDWKMETGPHSHNSGDC from the coding sequence ATGTCTGATTTATTGAGATATATCGACTATGACCACAAAGCCACCTTTCTGAAAATGCTCAACCAACAGAGGATGGAAGGTGAGCACTgtgatgtggtggtggtggtggaaaaCATAGAGTTCAGGGCTCACCGCTGTGTCTTGGCAGCTTGCAGCAACTACTTTAAAAAGCTCTTCAAGAAACAGAGCGACGAAGACAACTCCATCGTGGAGTTGGACTTCATCCGCTCTGACATCTTCGAAGAGGTGCTCAATTACATGTACACAGCAAGGCTCGCCGTGAGGAAGAAGGACATCaatatgatgatgtcatccgGCCAAATCTTGGGGATCAACTTCCTGGATAACCTGTGCACCCAGAAACGTGAGCTGACCAACATGAAGACCCGGGAGAACCAGGCTCCAGGCGACCACGGGATGAGAGCTCAGGACGCCATCCTGAAGGAGCTGGCcatggaggaggtgaggaagaaCAGCTTCTACGATCAGGGCATGGATGGCATGGGGCCGGGCGGCTCGCACGTGTCTCAGCCACACAACTACAACACCAACATGGGTAAAGATCCTCACAGCCACGGCTGgggttcctcctcctccagcgaCATGAAGCTGGAGTACTTGCTGTACGGCCACCGCGACCACGGCTCCTGCCAGAGCACAGGAGCAAAGCCCATGGACCACAACGCCAAAAAGGAGCGGCTGCTCACCGCCAACCGCCCGTACGGCTGCGAGCACTGCCCCAAAGCCTTCACCACCGCCGCCCACCTCAAGGAGCACCTGAAGATCCACTCCGGCTTCAAACCCCACCGCTGTGTGGTCTGCGGCAAGGCCTTCATCAGGGGCCCCGACCTGAAGAGGCACGAGAGGGTTCACAGCAACGAGAGGCCCTTCGCGTGCCAAATGTGCGAAAAGGCCTTCAAGCACAAGTCCCACCTGAAAGACCACGAACGGCAGCACCGAGGCGAGCGGCCATTCAACTGCGGCTCCTGCGACAAAGCCTTCATCAAAGCGTCGGATCTGAAGCGCCACTGGAACACCATGCACAGCGGCAACCCCCGCAGACAGATGTCCCTGTCTCCAGCCGCCTCCCAGCACGGCCAGGGAGACGCCGCCGACCAGAGAGACTGGAAAATGGAGACCGGGCCACATTCGCACAACTCGGGGGACTGTTGA